The following proteins are encoded in a genomic region of Cervus elaphus chromosome 15, mCerEla1.1, whole genome shotgun sequence:
- the SLC25A28 gene encoding mitoferrin-2 isoform X2, with amino-acid sequence MKSAAGCVATLLHDAAMNPVEVVKQRMQMYNSPYHRVTDCVRAVWQNEGAGAFYRSYTTQLTMNVPFQAIHFMTYEFLQEHFNPQRRYNPSSHVLSGACAGAVAAAATTPLDVCKTLLNTQESLALNSNLTGHITGMASAFRTVYQVGGVTAYFRGVQARVIYQIPSTAIAWSVYEFFKYLITKRQEEWRAGK; translated from the exons atgaaaa GTGCGGCTGGGTGTGTGGCAACATTACTTCATGATGCTGCCATGAATCCAGTGGAAG TGGTCAAGCAGAGGATGCAGATGTACAACTCACCGTACCACCGGGTGACAGACTGTGTACGGGCAGTGTGGCAAAACGAAGGGGCCGGGGCCTTCTACCGCAGCTACACCACCCAGCTCACCATGAACGTTCCCTTCCAAGCCATTCACTTCATGACCTACGAGTTCCTGCAGGAGCACTTTAACCCCCAGAGACGGTACAACCCCAGCTCCCACGTCCTCTCCGGAGCCTGTGCAGGAGCTGTAGCTGCCGCTGCCACAACCCCACTGGACGTTTGCAAAACACTGCTCAACACCCAGGAATCCCTGGCTTTGAACTCAAACCTTACAGGACATATCACAGGCATGGCTAGTGCCTTCAGGACGGTGTATCAAGTAGGCGGGGTGACCGCCTACTTCCGAGGGGTGCAGGCTAGAGTCATTTACCAGATCCCCTCCACAGCCATCGCTTGGTCTGTGTATGAGTTCTTCAAATACCTGATCACTAAAAGGCAAGAGGAGTGGAGGGCAGGCAAGTGA